The following are from one region of the Nicotiana tabacum cultivar K326 chromosome 3, ASM71507v2, whole genome shotgun sequence genome:
- the LOC107831048 gene encoding uncharacterized protein LOC107831048: MAPSTNSLILSLKVVLISIGAVSLAMVLKASIPLVFYELPTIWSAVIAWLKPPYLYVVINGIIIIIAATSRSSNHKESSSSDQFQPLITARTPPQSDLIAIAHSGLHSVQSEVKEVLEAASPLPVNEPLVLEVKPVVVNGSSIVDVNPADEGVNDEPVDSDAIVISKSVVAPAPEADTETELLLLKATEKPLVSSRFGNRKPPVKTSPEGLKALRVARSKKPETLENTWKMITEGRHVPLTRHLKKSDTFQDHRRHVTVDAPEENENSTTFQQPQQQRHVLKSETFKDRTNYDSPSASPSPSAAKLVKEPSPSADELNRRVEAFIKKFNEDMRMQRQQSMQQYMEMINRGV, from the exons ATGGCGCCGTCGACGAACAGTTTAATTCTATCGCTTAAGGTTGTACTAATATCAATTGGTGCAGTTTCCTTAGCGATGGTATTAAAAGCGTCTATTCCGTTAGTTTTTTACGAACTCCCAACTATTTGGAGTGCCGTTATAGCTTGGCTTAAGCCTCCGTATCTCTACGTTGTGATCAACGGtattatcatcatcatcgccGCCACTTCTCGTTCCTCGAACCATAAGGAGTCCAGCTCCAGCGATCAATTTCAGCCGTTGATTACTGCTAGAACACCTCCACAGTCAGATTTGATAGCGATTGCTCATTCGGGGCTTCATTCAGTCCAAAGTGAAGTGAAGGAAGTGTTGGAGGCGGCCTCGCCGCTGCCGGTGAACGAACCGCTGGTGTTGGAGGTTAAGCCTGTGGTGGTGAACGGCTCTAGTATTGTGGATGTGAATCCTGCAGATGAAGGTGTGAATGATGAGCCTGTTGACAGTGATGCGATTGTGATTTCGAAATCTGTTGTGGCTCCAGCGCCGGAAGCTGACACTGAAACTGAGCTTCTTCTACTGAAGGCGACGGAGAAACCTCTGGTTTCTTCTAGGTTTGGTAACCGGAAACCGCCTGTGAAAACGAGTCCAGAAG GGCTGAAGGCACTGAGGGTGGCGAGGTCGAAAAAGCCGGAGACATTAGAGAACACATGGAAGATGATAACAGAGGGGCGTCACGTGCCACTCACGAGACACCTGAAGAAATCAGACACCTTTCAAGACCACAGACGTCACGTGACGGTGGACGCTCCGGAGGAAAACGAGAATTCCACCACCTTTCAACAGCCGCAGCAGCAGAGGCACGTGCTTAAGTCGGAGACGTTTAAGGACCGAACAAACTACGACTCGCCGTCGGCTTCGCCGTCTCCGTCGGCAGCGAAGCTGGTGAAAGAGCCGTCACCGAGTGCCGACGAGTTGAATCGGCGAGTGGAGGCGTTTATCAAGAAGTTCAATGAAGATATGAGAATGCAGAGACAACAGTCTATGCAGCAGTACATGGAGATGATTAACCGTGGCGTCTAA